One Platichthys flesus chromosome 14, fPlaFle2.1, whole genome shotgun sequence genomic region harbors:
- the blvra gene encoding biliverdin reductase A, translated as MFGAVVVGIGTAGWVRIRDMLAPEPGSHAEQLSVRGFISRRSLDSQQGVDQITLEEALSREDIHAAFVCTENVAHEDIVRIFLQAGKHVCVEYPMTLNYKAAVDLWDLALEKGVVLHEEHIELQTEEYKVLKREVEGKVLKEGTLHFTGGSLKPGFGFPGFSGIARLTWLVDLFGELSVTAATMEEDFSNCIKMTAKLVTCENRPLTWIEERGPGLPRAKNINFQFNSCTLTQTPPARRGSVGLFMQDLIHFSAKLAGQVSPEEIQREKVRILHCLELAEKIQQLCQS; from the exons ATGTTTGGAGCTGTGGTGGTTGGAATTGGCACAGCAGGTTGGGTGAGGATAAGAGACATGTTAGCTCCAGAGCCTGGCAGTCATGCAGAGCAGCTCAGTGTCAGAGGATTCATATCCAG GAGAAGTCTGGACTCTCAGCAGGGAGTAGATCAGATCACATTGGAAGAGGCTCTGAGCAGAGAAGACATTCATGCGGCGTTCGTCTGCACTGAGAATGTAGCTCATGAGGACATTGTCAG AATCTTCCTGCAGGCAGGGAAACATGTCTGTGTTGAGTATCCCATGACCCTGAACTACAAGGCTGCTGTGGATTTGTGGGACTTAGCTCTGGAAAAAG gagtGGTTCTCCATGAGGAGCACAtagagctgcagacagaagagTACAAAGTACTGAAGAGAGAAGTAGAGGGGAAAGTCCTGAAGGAGGGCACGCTTCATTTCACAG GCGGATCTCTGAAGCCTGGATTTGGTTTTCCAGGCTTCAGCGGCATTGCTCGCCTCACCTGGTTGGTTGATTTGTTTGGTGAGTTGTCGGTGACTGCAGCAACCATGGAGGAAGACTTTAGTAACTGCATCAAGATGACTGCAAAGTTGGTGACTTGTGAAAACCG ACCTCTGACGTGGATTGAGGAGCGGGGACCAGGCCTTCCGAGGGCCAAGAACATCAACTTTCAGTTTAACTCCTGCACTCTAACCCAAACCCCCCCTGCACGCAGAGGGTCTGTGGGCCTCTTCATGCAGGACCTGATCCACTTTTCTGCCAAGCTGGCGGGCCAAGTGAGTCCTGAGGAgatccagagagagaaagtccgAATCCTACACTGCTTGGAGCTGGCAGAGAAGATTCAACAACTTTGTCAAAGTTAA